Proteins encoded together in one Camelina sativa cultivar DH55 chromosome 9, Cs, whole genome shotgun sequence window:
- the LOC104712615 gene encoding uncharacterized protein LOC104712615 has translation MSINVVLASRKVYTTRSYITYNILLLRACIKIVDMVPSKSTTVKFLCSYGGRITPRYPDGKLRYHGGDTRVLSVTRSVSFTELASKISAVCGMTVSTLRCQLPTDDLDALVTVTSDEDLNNLMEEYDLASMTPVKIRVFLSPLKSMTKTSSPTSSNASSSSSKSSRSRSPTSSTSPTKETCPSCVERTMRNNGCYVRRSPSHNQFYQSHQQLK, from the exons ATGAGTATTAATGTTGTTTTGGcttcaagaaaagtttatacaACAAGAAGTTACATAACTTATAACATCCTCCTACTCCGAGCTTGCATTAAAATAGTGGATATGGTCCCGTCAAAGTCAACCACCGTCAAATTCCTATGTAGCTACGGCGGTAGAATCACCCCACGTTATCCCGACGGCAAACTCCGTTACCACGGTGGCGATACACGTGTCCTCTCCGTCACTCGCTCCGTATCCTTCACCG agCTAGCTAGTAAGATCAGCGCGGTCTGTGGTATGACTGTAAGTACTCTCCGGTGTCAGTTACCAACGGATGACCTCGACGCGCTTGTAACCGTAACATCCGACGAGGATCTAAACAATCTCATGGAGGAATACGATCTTGCTTCAATGACGCCGGTTAAGATCCGCGTCTTCCTCTCTCCGCTAAAATCAATGACGAAGACCTCGTCTCCTACATCTTCAAAtgcgtcttcgtcttcgtcaaAATCATCACGCTCTCGTTCTCCTACGTCGTCGACGTCGCCAACTAAAGAAACGTGTCCAAGTTGTGTAGAGAGAACGATGCGTAACAATGGATGTTACGTTCGTAGGAGTCCAAGCCATAACCAATTCTATCAATCTCATCAACAATTGAAATAA
- the LOC104712614 gene encoding beta-arabinofuranosyltransferase RAY1-like isoform X1: MKLKGLRAGLLSVWLSGFLLIALSFYGTQLLSPSSLDGPFRYSSRSITAPPPRITIFTALRSSSSLDEHSQALLAIRSWLALSSQVTVVLFSPSSDSSFTDKFGSHLLLDSTIDFTFLGTPFLHSMLARSEAYQSDIAVLMDPETVLLPDFISALSFAHQLDRDWLLLSSSVSIPSFPFNWDNTGHFWRQGNGKRVRFGELQKMISLRSWQSNSSESKTILAWNNVDVPLYCGVLPPFLYQRGTYNQWIINEAMSCKRRFVFDATSTISSFYLGNEDNRSDNNVSEPKTRKWEYIGNSQLGQLYGSLFSKSFTLPKLLKCNKHYMFVNSSDRSVDLSILEGKSLGFRRREKISACISRTKSRSLKLDLAQKKDEAVPLFKFPFDLQSLLPLVADKNRTVVLSIAGYSYKDMLMSWVCRLRRLKVPNFLVCALDDETYQFSILQGLPVFIDPYAPKNISFNDCHFGSKCFQRVTKVKSRTVLKILKLGYNVLLSDVDVYWFRNPLPLLQSFGPSVLAAQSDEYNTTVPINRPRRLNSGFYFARSDAPTIAAMEKVVKHAATSGLSEQPSFYDTLCGVGGVYRLGDDRCLEPETNLTVQFLDRELFPNGAYGDLWLKEDVRAECEKKHCFVLHNNWISGRLKKLERQMMRGLWEYDASMRMCV; the protein is encoded by the exons ATGAAGCTTAAG GGTCTTCGAGCTGGATTGTTGTCTGTTTGGCTATCTGGGTTTCTCCTAATCGCTCTCTCCTTCTACGGCACTCAGCTTCTATCCCCTTCTTCTCTCGATGGCCCTTTCAGATACTCTTCCCGTTCCATTACTGCTCCTCCTCCAAGAATCACCATTTTCACTGCTCTCCGTAGCAGCTCCTCCTTGGATGAACATAGCCAAGCTTTATTAGCTATTCGTTCATGGCTCGCTTTGTCTTCCCAAGTCACTGTGGTATTATTCTCtccttcttctgattcttcCTTCACCGACAAATTTGgttcccatcttcttcttgattccaCCATTGATTTCAC GTTTCTTGGTACTCCATTTTTACACTCGATGCTGGCGAGAAGTGAAGCTTATCAATCTGATATAGCTGTTCTGATGGATCCAGAGACTGTTTTGCTGCCAGATTTCATATCTGCTTTGAGTTTTGCTCACCAGCTTGATCGTGACTGGCTTCTCCTTTCTTCATCAGTGAGTATTCCTAGTTTCCCGTTCAACTGGGACAACACAGGACATTTTTGGCGACAGGGGAATGGTAAAAGGGTGAGATTCGGAGAG TTGCAGAAGATGATAAGCTTGCGAAGTTGGCAATCAAATTCTAGCGAAAGCAAAACGATTTTGGCATGGAACAACGTCGATGTGCCCTTGTACTGTGGAGTGCTTCCACCATTTTTGTATCAAAGAGGAACTTATAATCAATGGATCATTAACGAGGCCATGTCATGTAAAAGAAGGTTTGTGTTTGATGCCACTTCCACCATATCGAGCTTTTACTTAGGCAATGAAGACAATAGGAGTGATAATAATGTCTCAGAACCGAAAACAAGAAAATGGGAATATATAGGAAACTCCCAACTGGGGCAGCTCTACGGGTCATTGTTTTCTAAGTCTTTTACTCTACCTAAGCTTTTGAAGTGCAACAAGCACTATATGTTCGTTAACTCTTCAGATCGTTCTGTTGATCTGTCTATACTGGAAGGAAAGAGTTTAGGATTTCGTAGGCGAGAGAAGATCTCAGCTTGTATCAGTAGAACTAAATCACGAAGCTTGAAATTAGATTTAGCACAGAAGAAAGATGAGGCAGTGCCACTATTCAAGTTTCCTTTTGACCTGCAGTCTCTTCTCCCATTAGTTGCAGACAAGAACAGAACTGTTGTTCTTTCAATTGCTGGGTATAGTTATAAGGACATGCTGATGAGTTGGGTCTGCAGATTACGCCGCCTCAAAGTTCCAAATTTCTTAGTTTGTGCCCTTGATGATGAAACTTATCAGTTTTCTATATTGCAG GGTCTGCCAGTTTTCATTGATCCGTATGCTCCTAAGAACATTAGCTTCAATGACTGCCACTTTGGATCAAAGTGTTTCCAGAGAGTGACCAAAGTTAAGTCAAGAACAGTTTTGAAGATACTGAAGCTGGGATATAATGTTCTATTGAGCGATGTAGATGTATATTGGTTCAGAAACCCGTTGCCTCTGCTTCAATCTTTCGGTCCTTCTGTTCTTGCTGCACAATCCGATGAATACAACACAACAG TACCTATAAACCGACCAAGACGCTTAAACTCGGGATTCTACTTTGCACGTTCTGATGCTCCGACGATAGCAGCAATGGAGAAAGTGGTGAAGCATGCTGCAACCTCCGGTCTATCAGAGCAGCCTAGCTTCTACGACACTTTATGTGGAGTAGGTGGAGTTTATCGCTTAGGAGACGATAGATGTCTTGAACCAGAGACAAACCTGACCGTTCAGTTCTTGGACAGAGAGCTATTCCCAAACGGAGCTTACGGAGATCTATGGCTAAAGGAAGACGTGAGAGCAGAATGCGAGAAGAAGCATTGCTTCGTTCTGCACAACAACTGGATCAGTGGGAGACTGAAGAAACTTGAACGCCAAATGATGAGAGGTCTCTGGGAATATGACGCATCCATGAGGATGTGTGTGTAG
- the LOC104712614 gene encoding beta-arabinofuranosyltransferase RAY1-like isoform X2, with amino-acid sequence MLARSEAYQSDIAVLMDPETVLLPDFISALSFAHQLDRDWLLLSSSVSIPSFPFNWDNTGHFWRQGNGKRVRFGELQKMISLRSWQSNSSESKTILAWNNVDVPLYCGVLPPFLYQRGTYNQWIINEAMSCKRRFVFDATSTISSFYLGNEDNRSDNNVSEPKTRKWEYIGNSQLGQLYGSLFSKSFTLPKLLKCNKHYMFVNSSDRSVDLSILEGKSLGFRRREKISACISRTKSRSLKLDLAQKKDEAVPLFKFPFDLQSLLPLVADKNRTVVLSIAGYSYKDMLMSWVCRLRRLKVPNFLVCALDDETYQFSILQGLPVFIDPYAPKNISFNDCHFGSKCFQRVTKVKSRTVLKILKLGYNVLLSDVDVYWFRNPLPLLQSFGPSVLAAQSDEYNTTVPINRPRRLNSGFYFARSDAPTIAAMEKVVKHAATSGLSEQPSFYDTLCGVGGVYRLGDDRCLEPETNLTVQFLDRELFPNGAYGDLWLKEDVRAECEKKHCFVLHNNWISGRLKKLERQMMRGLWEYDASMRMCV; translated from the exons ATGCTGGCGAGAAGTGAAGCTTATCAATCTGATATAGCTGTTCTGATGGATCCAGAGACTGTTTTGCTGCCAGATTTCATATCTGCTTTGAGTTTTGCTCACCAGCTTGATCGTGACTGGCTTCTCCTTTCTTCATCAGTGAGTATTCCTAGTTTCCCGTTCAACTGGGACAACACAGGACATTTTTGGCGACAGGGGAATGGTAAAAGGGTGAGATTCGGAGAG TTGCAGAAGATGATAAGCTTGCGAAGTTGGCAATCAAATTCTAGCGAAAGCAAAACGATTTTGGCATGGAACAACGTCGATGTGCCCTTGTACTGTGGAGTGCTTCCACCATTTTTGTATCAAAGAGGAACTTATAATCAATGGATCATTAACGAGGCCATGTCATGTAAAAGAAGGTTTGTGTTTGATGCCACTTCCACCATATCGAGCTTTTACTTAGGCAATGAAGACAATAGGAGTGATAATAATGTCTCAGAACCGAAAACAAGAAAATGGGAATATATAGGAAACTCCCAACTGGGGCAGCTCTACGGGTCATTGTTTTCTAAGTCTTTTACTCTACCTAAGCTTTTGAAGTGCAACAAGCACTATATGTTCGTTAACTCTTCAGATCGTTCTGTTGATCTGTCTATACTGGAAGGAAAGAGTTTAGGATTTCGTAGGCGAGAGAAGATCTCAGCTTGTATCAGTAGAACTAAATCACGAAGCTTGAAATTAGATTTAGCACAGAAGAAAGATGAGGCAGTGCCACTATTCAAGTTTCCTTTTGACCTGCAGTCTCTTCTCCCATTAGTTGCAGACAAGAACAGAACTGTTGTTCTTTCAATTGCTGGGTATAGTTATAAGGACATGCTGATGAGTTGGGTCTGCAGATTACGCCGCCTCAAAGTTCCAAATTTCTTAGTTTGTGCCCTTGATGATGAAACTTATCAGTTTTCTATATTGCAG GGTCTGCCAGTTTTCATTGATCCGTATGCTCCTAAGAACATTAGCTTCAATGACTGCCACTTTGGATCAAAGTGTTTCCAGAGAGTGACCAAAGTTAAGTCAAGAACAGTTTTGAAGATACTGAAGCTGGGATATAATGTTCTATTGAGCGATGTAGATGTATATTGGTTCAGAAACCCGTTGCCTCTGCTTCAATCTTTCGGTCCTTCTGTTCTTGCTGCACAATCCGATGAATACAACACAACAG TACCTATAAACCGACCAAGACGCTTAAACTCGGGATTCTACTTTGCACGTTCTGATGCTCCGACGATAGCAGCAATGGAGAAAGTGGTGAAGCATGCTGCAACCTCCGGTCTATCAGAGCAGCCTAGCTTCTACGACACTTTATGTGGAGTAGGTGGAGTTTATCGCTTAGGAGACGATAGATGTCTTGAACCAGAGACAAACCTGACCGTTCAGTTCTTGGACAGAGAGCTATTCCCAAACGGAGCTTACGGAGATCTATGGCTAAAGGAAGACGTGAGAGCAGAATGCGAGAAGAAGCATTGCTTCGTTCTGCACAACAACTGGATCAGTGGGAGACTGAAGAAACTTGAACGCCAAATGATGAGAGGTCTCTGGGAATATGACGCATCCATGAGGATGTGTGTGTAG
- the LOC104712618 gene encoding zinc finger protein VAR3, chloroplastic-like has protein sequence MRFFKFDHRCFHRIIIGYSRPFHNLAYTQITTGLVDPCSHHPWPEWLDLIGMLVKKGYFGESLMISKESNHIRTACLNFARHRFTLVRDLSKKDIKVIVGCGCPSIDRKVVNSGKRLRAYVGIDEANVCGSCNLRGKCERAYAQAREDEGARTIDVMRILLTHGLDSISPTVENRACQTKLVEDSVRKLLRESVAYSLKDVESVEIETAQDELQPNERDPQKRPGDWHCTECKFLNFAKNIRCLRCDVFSEERLKQLREEQKDHLPLKKGDWICQTCNFLNFSKNTRCLRCKDKPTMRQINPGEWECESCNYINFRRNSICLKCDHKRQKVPSVTPDSKTVADRHTHSGVSKSWSFVEEDSEEHCNGEKEEEGDGFMGFPVEGGRSNVSRSAEKREQWKLEMMTQKVRSNGTEAKHDTKKETESRYYDQKRRKELLGNITDDDGEMDDWFVLKEDRSMT, from the exons ATGAGATTTTTCAAGTTCGATCATAGATGCTTCCATCGTATCATCATTGGATACTCAAGACCATTCCACAATCTGGCTTATACCCAAATCACCACAGGTTTGGTTGATCCATGCTCTCACCACCCATGGCCCGAGTGGCTAGATTTGATTGGTATGCTTGTGAAAAAAGGTTACTTTGGAGAAAGCTTGATGATTTCTAAGGAATCGAATCATATTCGTACCGCTTGTCTCAATTTCGCTCGCCATCGTTTCACTCTCGTGAG AGACTTGTCGAAGAAAGATATCAAAGTGATTGTTGGGTGTGGATGTCCTAGCATTGACAGGAAGGTTGTGAACTCGGGAAAGCGTTTAAGAGCTTATGTGGGCATTGATGAAGCAAAT GTGTGTGGCTCTTGCAACTTGAGAGGGAAATGTGAAAGGGCGTACGCACAAGCACGAGAAGATGAAGGTGCTCGAACTATTGATGTCATGCGTATACTGCTAACTCACGGGCTTGATTCCATTTCTCCTACTGTGGAGAACCGTGCCTGTCAAACCAAACTTGTTGAAGATTCTGTGAGGAAGTTGCTGAGAGAAAGTGTAGCGTATAGCTTAAAAGATGTTGAATCTGTTGAGATTGAGACAGCTCAAGATGAGCTCCAGCCAAATGAGAGAGACCCACAAAAAAGGCCAGGAGATTGGCATTGTACAGA GTgcaagtttttaaattttgcgAAAAACATAAGATGCTTGCGATGTGATGTTTTTTCTGAGGAAAGGCTGAAACAGTTGAGGGAAGAACAGAAAGATCATCTCCCACTGAAGAAAGGAGACTGGATATGCCAAAC ATGCAATTTCCTGAACTTTTCAAAGAACACAAGATGCTTAAGGTGCAAAGATAAGCCTACAATGCGTCAGATCAATCCAGGAGAGTGGGAATGCGAGTC GtgcaattacataaattttagaaGGAACTCAATATGTTTGAAGTGTGATCACAAGAGACAAAAGGTTCCAAGTGTCACTCCGGATTCAAAGACAGTTGCTGATCGTCACACTCACAGCGGAGTTTCAAAGTCATGGAGTTTTGTAGAAGAAGATAGTGAAGAACACTGcaatggagaaaaagaagaagagggagatgGCTTCATGGGGTTCCCAGTGGAAGGAGGGAGAAGTAATGTTTCAAGGAGTGCAGAAAAGAGAGAGCAATGGAAGTTGGAGATGATGACACAGAAGGTTAGAAGCAATGGGACTGAAGCGAAACATGATACAAAGAAGGAAACAGAATCAAGATATTATGatcagaaaagaagaaaagaacttcTTGGTAACAttactgatgatgatggagagatggatgattggtttgttttaaaagaagatAGGTCGATGACTTAA